The Halorientalis sp. IM1011 genome window below encodes:
- a CDS encoding phosphoadenosine phosphosulfate reductase family protein has protein sequence MAEFPDYLDVDYTDGEGEDPSDYPTIEDKIEKAIEVTREGLEQYENPVVMWTGGKDSTLTLYFIKEVAEKYDLEVPPAVFIDHYQHFDELFDFVEKWADEWDLELIYARNEDVGEYVEENGLTPGDDIPVEELSEHNQHHIRNILEYEEDTFPFLLDTYVGNHLLKTVALNDAIEEYDVDGILSGVRWDEQEARADETFFSARHDPDIYPPHDRIQTILQFAEPDVWNAYWHFVVPDTVDEYPDDGYVPQGQDDIPGDLTKDDLPVSPKYFAGFRSLGSEVSTDKSAEEPAWLQDMENTTERAGRAQDKEDLMERLRDLGYM, from the coding sequence ATGGCGGAATTCCCCGACTACCTGGACGTCGATTACACGGACGGTGAAGGCGAAGATCCGTCGGATTACCCGACCATCGAGGACAAGATCGAGAAGGCCATCGAGGTCACTCGCGAGGGTCTCGAACAGTACGAGAACCCCGTCGTGATGTGGACCGGTGGGAAGGACTCGACGCTGACCCTCTACTTCATCAAGGAAGTCGCCGAGAAGTACGACCTGGAGGTGCCCCCGGCGGTGTTCATCGACCACTACCAGCACTTCGACGAGCTGTTCGACTTCGTCGAGAAGTGGGCCGACGAGTGGGATCTGGAACTCATCTACGCCCGCAACGAGGACGTGGGCGAGTACGTCGAGGAGAACGGCCTGACTCCCGGTGACGACATCCCGGTCGAGGAACTCTCCGAGCACAACCAGCACCACATCCGGAACATTCTGGAGTACGAGGAGGACACCTTCCCGTTCCTGCTCGACACCTACGTCGGCAACCACCTGCTCAAGACCGTCGCCCTCAACGACGCCATCGAGGAGTACGACGTGGACGGTATCCTCTCCGGCGTCCGCTGGGACGAACAGGAAGCCCGCGCCGACGAGACGTTCTTCTCGGCGCGTCACGACCCGGACATCTACCCGCCCCACGACCGGATCCAGACGATCCTGCAGTTCGCCGAACCCGACGTGTGGAACGCCTACTGGCACTTCGTCGTCCCGGACACCGTCGACGAGTACCCCGACGACGGCTACGTCCCGCAGGGTCAGGACGACATCCCCGGCGACCTCACCAAGGACGACCTGCCCGTGAGCCCGAAGTACTTCGCCGGCTTCCGCTCGCTGGGTAGCGAAGTGAGCACCGACAAATCCGCCGAGGAGCCTGCCTGGCTGCAGGACATGGAGAACACGACCGAGCGCGCCGGCCGCGCCCAGGACAAGGAGGACCTGATGGAGCGCCTGCGCGACCTCGGCTACATGTGA
- a CDS encoding lipopolysaccharide biosynthesis protein — MTLVTGIDRVAQLGLLIVLARFLSPHSFGLIGLGLLSLAVLQKGLRFGVDAALIQHESDDIDEYLDTALWLGLARGTLIAGAAYLLAPVAATAFDSGGLTDVIRILALSPLLTGMANPGAVYFRKDLAFDKQFVYRSSGTAAYVCVALGAVLVAANVWALVAGIVARSAARSVVSYVIHPYRPGFGFDGAAARELLEFGKWIFGSGLVLLVLNWGDDAVVGLLLGASSVGLYQLAFRLSNAPATEVSQVVSTVTFPAFSKLQDDPDRLRETYLRTLRVLAYVSLPVAVGIAAVADAFVRAFFGPEWFPMIDALRVLAVWGAMRSIVATIGPLFRAIGRPAYNTALQSLRMIVFLAVLLPATAAWGITGTAVALVVSAAVENPVAVVVVGRTLDARLSRFPRSLAVPLGASLSMGAVVVAVDRIGVVPSGPTGVAVLVTIGVAWYASVLGAVYRTSGLDVLEDVAQVRAGLE, encoded by the coding sequence ATGACGCTCGTGACCGGAATCGACCGTGTCGCCCAGCTGGGGCTGTTGATCGTCCTCGCTCGTTTCCTCTCGCCGCACTCGTTCGGACTCATCGGTCTCGGGCTGCTCTCGCTCGCCGTCCTCCAGAAGGGACTGCGGTTTGGGGTCGACGCCGCGCTCATTCAGCACGAGTCAGACGACATCGACGAGTACCTCGACACGGCGTTGTGGCTGGGACTGGCACGGGGGACGCTGATCGCGGGGGCGGCGTACCTGCTCGCGCCGGTCGCCGCGACGGCCTTCGATAGCGGCGGGTTAACCGACGTGATCCGTATACTGGCGCTTTCGCCCTTGTTGACCGGGATGGCGAACCCAGGCGCGGTATACTTTCGGAAGGACCTCGCGTTCGACAAGCAGTTCGTCTACCGCTCCAGCGGAACCGCCGCGTACGTCTGTGTCGCCCTGGGGGCTGTCCTCGTCGCGGCCAACGTCTGGGCGCTGGTGGCCGGAATCGTGGCCCGGTCGGCGGCACGGAGCGTCGTCTCCTATGTGATCCACCCGTATCGTCCGGGATTCGGGTTCGACGGTGCGGCCGCGCGGGAACTGCTGGAATTCGGCAAGTGGATCTTCGGCTCCGGGCTCGTCTTGCTCGTGCTCAACTGGGGCGACGACGCCGTCGTCGGCTTGCTACTGGGCGCGTCGAGCGTCGGGCTGTACCAGCTCGCCTTCCGCCTCTCGAACGCTCCGGCGACCGAAGTGAGCCAGGTGGTTTCGACTGTGACCTTCCCCGCGTTCTCCAAGCTCCAAGACGATCCCGACCGGCTCCGCGAGACGTACCTCCGCACTCTTCGCGTCCTCGCGTACGTCTCCCTGCCAGTCGCTGTCGGCATCGCTGCCGTCGCCGATGCGTTCGTCAGGGCCTTCTTCGGCCCGGAGTGGTTTCCGATGATCGACGCCCTGCGCGTGCTGGCAGTCTGGGGCGCGATGCGATCGATCGTCGCCACCATCGGTCCGCTGTTTCGCGCCATCGGCCGTCCGGCGTACAACACCGCCCTCCAGTCGCTCCGGATGATCGTCTTCCTCGCTGTCCTCCTCCCGGCGACGGCAGCCTGGGGGATCACGGGAACCGCCGTCGCACTCGTCGTCAGCGCGGCCGTCGAGAACCCGGTCGCGGTGGTCGTGGTCGGACGGACCCTCGACGCCCGGCTCTCCCGGTTTCCCCGTTCGCTCGCGGTCCCACTGGGGGCGAGTCTGTCCATGGGCGCAGTCGTGGTCGCCGTCGACCGGATCGGCGTGGTCCCCTCGGGTCCTACCGGGGTCGCCGTCCTCGTGACGATCGGCGTCGCCTGGTACGCCAGCGTGCTCGGTGCCGTGTACCGCACGAGCGGACTGGACGTGCTGGAGGACGTCGCCCAGGTCCGTGCGGGCCTGGAGTGA
- a CDS encoding glycosyltransferase family 2 protein → MCDVPLVSVVVPTYERSAMLVEAVESVFRQTYGNVELLVVDDASELPAEQALAEVTPPADTDLRVLRHEENRGANAARNTGIEAARGEFVAFLDDDDYWRPGKLARQVSALRGADEAVGVAFTGLVYVDENGTTTATTSPVTDGDFLEQLVRGATFGTFSAVMARADVFDSAGLTDERFPCWQDREWYFSVAADYDYVSIPEPLTVRRYHDDRQISDDYEARRDVAYPLLVQKHRDRIAAVDPGYERTFLATLNRYVGLAALRSQRYFDGVRYLLRALRYDPTAAATYLYLLVAVGGRYTYEPARVCRRLFERVSHYVSTVRARPT, encoded by the coding sequence ATGTGTGATGTCCCACTGGTGAGCGTCGTGGTGCCGACCTACGAGCGCTCGGCCATGCTCGTCGAGGCGGTCGAGAGCGTCTTTAGGCAGACGTACGGGAACGTCGAGCTACTCGTCGTCGACGATGCCTCGGAGTTGCCGGCGGAGCAGGCGCTGGCCGAGGTCACCCCGCCGGCCGACACCGATCTCCGCGTGCTGCGCCACGAGGAGAACCGCGGCGCGAACGCCGCCAGAAATACGGGGATCGAGGCGGCTCGCGGTGAGTTCGTCGCGTTCCTCGACGACGACGACTACTGGCGGCCCGGCAAGCTGGCGCGACAGGTCTCGGCGCTCCGCGGTGCGGACGAGGCCGTCGGCGTCGCGTTCACCGGGCTGGTGTACGTCGACGAGAACGGGACGACGACGGCGACGACCAGTCCCGTCACGGACGGCGACTTCCTCGAACAGCTCGTCCGTGGTGCGACCTTCGGGACCTTTTCGGCCGTCATGGCCCGGGCGGACGTGTTCGACAGCGCCGGACTCACGGACGAGCGGTTCCCCTGCTGGCAGGACCGGGAGTGGTACTTCTCCGTCGCGGCCGACTACGACTACGTCTCGATCCCGGAGCCACTGACGGTCCGGCGGTATCACGACGACCGGCAGATATCGGACGACTACGAAGCTCGCCGCGACGTGGCTTACCCGCTACTGGTTCAGAAGCACCGCGACCGGATCGCAGCGGTCGACCCCGGCTACGAGCGGACGTTCCTCGCGACGCTGAACCGGTACGTCGGCCTCGCCGCTCTCCGGAGTCAGCGGTACTTCGACGGCGTCCGGTACCTCCTGCGGGCGCTCCGGTACGACCCGACGGCCGCCGCGACCTACCTGTATCTTCTCGTCGCCGTCGGTGGGCGCTACACCTACGAGCCTGCGCGAGTGTGTCGACGACTGTTCGAGCGCGTTTCACACTACGTATCGACCGTCCGGGCCCGGCCGACGTAG
- a CDS encoding glycoside hydrolase family 26 protein, which yields MNRRRALMALGSGLGVTVGSWGLYQRLNHSSGRSRSAPTRDGQVLHGISPAATDRDRMETLAAWLDAPPATVVVYANLGWSPDRIETFHDRLTQLWGFGIVPQVTLQPFFSTAEETDADVASAITAGDYDDRLAVWRTELTDWLTGGDRHGNDRRLYINLAPEMNGDWVPWGAATGDTTPSDFVAMWDSLQDRLTSDEVESHHVQWIWAPNMVSRDDNPLSAHYPGDDAVDWLAFHGYNRYQWGGWNDPATLYDGVIDALRSIADKPIAISEYGCSSRIEDEYHPDRKAEWIERVFEYFRTRDVRMACWFNVEDETDWGVFDGERGTHTWTHDGETYDVYEAYRKAVVADQVLPAHPDHARRLTDEEFQGAF from the coding sequence ATGAACCGGCGACGCGCGCTGATGGCTCTCGGTTCGGGTCTCGGGGTGACGGTCGGCAGCTGGGGACTGTACCAACGGCTGAACCATTCCTCTGGCCGGTCACGGTCCGCGCCGACCCGCGACGGGCAGGTACTCCACGGCATATCGCCGGCCGCGACCGACCGCGATCGGATGGAGACGCTCGCCGCGTGGCTGGACGCGCCGCCGGCAACCGTGGTCGTCTACGCCAACCTCGGCTGGTCGCCCGACCGGATCGAGACGTTCCACGATCGACTCACGCAACTGTGGGGCTTCGGAATCGTGCCGCAGGTAACACTGCAGCCGTTTTTCTCGACGGCTGAGGAGACTGACGCCGACGTGGCATCCGCGATCACCGCGGGGGACTACGACGATCGTCTCGCCGTCTGGCGGACCGAGCTGACGGATTGGCTCACCGGCGGTGACCGGCACGGGAACGACAGACGACTCTACATCAACCTCGCCCCGGAGATGAACGGTGACTGGGTCCCCTGGGGGGCGGCCACTGGCGACACGACGCCGTCGGACTTCGTCGCGATGTGGGACTCCCTCCAGGACCGACTCACCAGTGACGAGGTCGAGAGCCACCACGTCCAGTGGATCTGGGCCCCGAACATGGTCAGCCGCGACGATAACCCCCTCTCGGCGCACTACCCGGGTGACGACGCGGTCGACTGGCTGGCATTTCACGGGTACAACCGGTATCAGTGGGGCGGCTGGAACGATCCCGCTACCCTCTACGACGGGGTGATCGACGCGCTTCGGTCGATCGCCGACAAGCCCATCGCCATCTCCGAGTACGGCTGTTCCTCGCGCATCGAAGACGAGTACCACCCCGATCGGAAGGCGGAGTGGATCGAACGTGTTTTCGAGTACTTCCGGACCCGCGACGTGCGGATGGCCTGCTGGTTCAACGTCGAGGACGAGACCGACTGGGGCGTGTTCGACGGTGAGCGGGGGACCCACACCTGGACCCACGACGGCGAGACGTACGACGTGTACGAGGCCTACCGGAAAGCGGTGGTCGCGGATCAGGTCCTGCCAGCTCACCCCGACCACGCCCGTCGACTGACCGACGAGGAGTTCCAGGGGGCGTTCTGA
- a CDS encoding glycosyltransferase family 2 protein — MNEGERMPELSVIVPSLSPPSELPVVQRLDRTASADFELLVRDDQTVTAARNAGIRRASADKLVFLDDDSRPCEGYLSRAASVLDREAAVAGRTVHPRDDVFARRLTGHYDFGPESRYVDRFWGCNMAVRADVFDTVGTWNEGFSWGHEEKELADRVRESFPIYYDPDLVVAHSYADSIPDYWHKMYRLETQTPYYWECRGVSRRRQWLRIVQYALDPTNYAGLSPPHAAARFGGSVAKTLGRLRGMVR; from the coding sequence GTGAACGAGGGTGAACGGATGCCGGAACTGAGCGTAATCGTCCCGTCGCTCTCCCCGCCGTCGGAGCTGCCGGTCGTCCAGCGACTCGACCGGACGGCGTCAGCCGACTTCGAGCTGCTCGTCCGCGACGACCAGACCGTGACGGCGGCGCGCAACGCGGGGATTCGGCGGGCCTCCGCCGACAAACTCGTGTTCCTCGACGACGATTCACGTCCCTGTGAGGGGTATCTGTCCCGCGCCGCGTCGGTCCTGGACCGAGAGGCGGCGGTCGCGGGGCGGACCGTCCATCCCCGCGACGATGTCTTTGCCCGTCGCCTGACGGGCCACTACGATTTCGGCCCGGAGAGCAGGTACGTCGATCGATTTTGGGGTTGCAACATGGCCGTGCGGGCAGACGTATTCGACACGGTCGGGACGTGGAACGAAGGGTTCAGCTGGGGACACGAAGAAAAGGAACTGGCCGATCGGGTCCGAGAGTCGTTCCCGATCTACTACGATCCCGATCTGGTGGTCGCCCACAGCTACGCGGACTCGATCCCGGACTACTGGCACAAGATGTACCGGTTGGAGACCCAGACGCCGTACTACTGGGAGTGTCGGGGCGTCAGCCGGCGGCGACAGTGGCTGCGGATCGTCCAGTACGCGCTCGATCCAACGAACTACGCGGGGCTGTCGCCTCCGCACGCAGCCGCCCGATTCGGCGGGAGCGTCGCCAAGACACTCGGCAGGCTGAGGGGGATGGTACGGTGA
- a CDS encoding glycosyltransferase family 2 protein, with amino-acid sequence MTRFPGRPSVDVATIALALVFIFPALTLVVPGWVTAIPAVAAICFVFALIGSHLRSGKSGDGWSLPLPVWILVSMPIFWLVSLLVAATGSLSPASVALGAVIAVAGVHLIGALGSADLRQWLAARRDVTGWLLGYLALCSTVVFGVAYFTTASPFRLGVFAGFVVLAIYLWLVVPLATIEHCRRRSLPDPEPPYPTVSVIVPAYNEEGYVGECIESILDTTYPTDRLEVVVVDDGSEDGTFQEATQHRSETVSVYHKDNGGKYSALNFGLLCSSGDIVVCVDADSRLLPDSLSSVVAEFQADPDVGAIAGNVKVENRSGLLTRLQAIEYLVGINTYRRAFSWFGAVPIVPGCLSGFRREALEGASGYDPDTVTEDFDLTVKVLKCGWTVRQSEAAVLTEAPFTLRDLYRQRRRWFTGAVETLLKHRGVLFDGTTGNLHRFSFPFYVLRVFLTPVIAVLMYVGVALAVLARPYETLLLTVLPLLGIASLYALLVIRMEDESLWLLPYVVVYVVGFKQFLEGTLVVSLVRAFVSEDYEWGDVRRAAQLDEFATDGD; translated from the coding sequence ATGACACGGTTTCCTGGCCGTCCATCGGTCGACGTCGCCACGATAGCGCTCGCGCTGGTCTTCATCTTCCCGGCACTGACGCTCGTGGTTCCGGGGTGGGTGACGGCCATTCCGGCGGTCGCGGCGATCTGCTTCGTGTTCGCGCTGATCGGCTCACACCTCCGGTCCGGAAAGTCCGGGGACGGGTGGAGCCTCCCGCTCCCGGTCTGGATACTCGTCTCGATGCCGATATTCTGGCTGGTGTCGCTCCTCGTGGCGGCCACGGGGTCGCTCTCGCCGGCATCGGTGGCGCTCGGGGCGGTGATCGCTGTCGCGGGAGTCCACCTCATCGGCGCGCTCGGGAGCGCCGACCTCCGCCAGTGGCTCGCCGCCCGGCGGGACGTCACCGGCTGGCTGCTCGGCTACCTCGCGCTCTGTTCGACCGTCGTGTTCGGGGTGGCGTACTTCACTACCGCCTCACCCTTCCGGTTGGGCGTCTTTGCCGGATTCGTGGTCCTCGCGATCTACCTCTGGCTCGTCGTCCCGCTCGCGACGATCGAACACTGTCGCCGACGGTCGCTCCCCGACCCCGAGCCACCGTACCCGACCGTCAGCGTCATCGTCCCGGCCTACAACGAGGAGGGCTACGTCGGCGAGTGCATCGAGAGCATCCTCGACACGACCTACCCGACCGATCGACTGGAGGTCGTCGTCGTCGACGACGGGAGCGAGGACGGAACCTTTCAGGAAGCCACACAGCACCGGAGCGAGACGGTCTCGGTCTACCACAAGGACAACGGCGGGAAGTACTCGGCTCTGAACTTCGGGCTGCTGTGTTCCTCCGGAGATATCGTCGTCTGCGTCGATGCCGACAGCCGACTGCTACCCGACTCCCTGTCGTCGGTCGTCGCGGAGTTTCAGGCCGACCCCGATGTGGGTGCGATCGCGGGCAACGTCAAGGTGGAAAACCGCTCGGGGCTGCTCACCCGATTACAGGCCATCGAGTACCTCGTCGGTATCAACACCTACCGCCGTGCGTTCTCCTGGTTCGGAGCCGTGCCGATCGTGCCCGGTTGTCTCTCCGGGTTCCGGCGCGAAGCCCTCGAGGGAGCCAGCGGCTACGATCCCGACACCGTCACCGAGGACTTCGACCTCACCGTGAAGGTGCTCAAGTGTGGGTGGACGGTCCGTCAGAGCGAGGCGGCGGTCCTGACCGAAGCACCGTTCACCCTCCGGGACCTCTACCGTCAGCGTCGTCGCTGGTTCACCGGGGCCGTGGAGACGCTGCTGAAACACCGGGGCGTGCTCTTCGACGGTACCACTGGGAACCTCCACCGGTTTTCGTTTCCCTTCTACGTGCTCCGGGTCTTCCTGACGCCCGTCATCGCCGTCCTGATGTACGTCGGAGTGGCACTGGCCGTGCTCGCCCGTCCGTACGAGACGCTGCTGTTGACGGTCCTTCCGCTGCTGGGGATCGCCAGCCTCTATGCCCTGCTGGTCATCCGGATGGAAGACGAGAGCCTGTGGTTGCTGCCCTACGTCGTCGTTTACGTAGTCGGGTTCAAGCAGTTCCTCGAAGGGACGCTCGTCGTCAGCCTCGTCCGCGCGTTCGTCAGCGAGGACTACGAGTGGGGCGACGTCAGGAGAGCGGCTCAGCTCGACGAGTTCGCCACCGACGGGGACTGA